The following proteins come from a genomic window of Malus domestica chromosome 02, GDT2T_hap1:
- the LOC139191098 gene encoding uncharacterized protein has product MDLLVNGVLGKKGRGAPSEQQQLNQVWSRIWRLQVLNKIKFFIWRCCSNALAVRSNLQRRHMRVDNVCGVCNALDETENHLFFRCKFSHLFWFCSPLHLNSHELEGVDFLESWGKFHECVKGRENADEICQEFAFGLWRLWKNRNDAVFNGLHRQPLEVVDL; this is encoded by the coding sequence ATGGACTTGTTGGTAAATGGTGTTTTGGGTAAGAAGGGCCGAGGTGCCCCTAGTGAACAGCAGCAGCTAAACCAAGTTTGGTCCAGGATATGGCGCCTGCAGGTCCTTaataaaattaagtttttcATTTGGAGATGTTGCAGTAATGCCTTGGCTGTGCGAAGCAACCTTCAGAGACGACACATGAGGGTTGATAATGTGTGTGGTGTGTGCAATGCGCTGGATGAAACGGAGAACCACCTATTTTTCCGATGTAAATTCAGTCATCTTTTTTGGTTTTGCTCTCCTCTCCATCTGAATTCCCACGAATTGGAAGGAGTTGATTTTCTTGAAAGCTGGGGAAAGTTCCATGAGTGTGTCAAGGGTAGGGAAAACGCAGATGAGATATGCCAAGAATTTGCTTTTGGTTTATGGAGACTTTGGAAAAACAGAAACGATGCTGTCTTTAATGGGCTGCATCGCCAACCTCTAGAAGTTGTAGATTTATAG